One genomic segment of Rhizorhabdus phycosphaerae includes these proteins:
- a CDS encoding M24 family metallopeptidase yields MANPRAERLRSMLAAEGLDAVVLTHPHDVRYATGYHSILERWTQMEPFAGAIVFADPARPVTLVIPEANVGIVAVLNRARADACTFDEIRTFDMLNFCEVSRYVDPDRKGSRLAEDAMSVAGAIRGECQPDIAAAITRALDHHGMAGKRIGFDEHRVSAAVARQVPHTHVDALDFMMRVRVVKTQEELARYRKVGTMADRVIAHAGSLLHEGADWNDVQAGICDFMVRNGVIPVDEGAMLFGGAYDQDEFIPDLFRTSGGRSLRRGDIVILETQGVLDGFWIDINRTAVIGKPSDEYQRLHDILRDAFLMMADRLRPGVSTNSLPAIGYEHLKAKGVAAPEKLLVVAHGIGLMPLEIPLAYPAAGLAGVKQGFVMEEDMLISLDSLFFGAKLGPCHMENVYAITASGAEPMYAAPLELIVADAPARVAEPA; encoded by the coding sequence ATGGCCAATCCCCGCGCAGAGCGGCTTCGGTCGATGCTGGCGGCCGAGGGGCTGGATGCGGTCGTGCTGACCCATCCGCACGACGTGCGCTACGCCACCGGCTATCACTCGATCCTCGAACGCTGGACGCAGATGGAGCCCTTTGCCGGCGCCATCGTCTTCGCCGATCCGGCCAGGCCGGTCACCCTCGTCATCCCCGAGGCCAATGTCGGCATCGTCGCGGTGCTCAACCGCGCCCGTGCGGACGCCTGCACCTTTGACGAGATCCGCACCTTCGACATGCTGAACTTCTGCGAGGTCAGCCGCTATGTCGATCCCGACCGCAAGGGCAGCCGCCTCGCCGAGGATGCGATGTCGGTCGCAGGCGCGATCCGGGGCGAGTGCCAGCCCGACATCGCGGCGGCGATCACCCGCGCGCTGGACCATCACGGCATGGCGGGCAAGCGCATCGGCTTCGACGAGCACCGCGTGTCCGCCGCCGTCGCACGGCAGGTGCCGCACACGCATGTCGACGCACTCGACTTCATGATGCGCGTGCGCGTGGTGAAGACGCAGGAGGAACTGGCCCGCTATCGCAAAGTCGGCACGATGGCCGACCGGGTGATCGCGCACGCCGGGTCGCTGCTGCACGAAGGCGCCGACTGGAACGACGTCCAGGCCGGCATCTGCGACTTCATGGTGCGCAACGGCGTGATCCCGGTCGACGAGGGCGCGATGCTGTTCGGCGGCGCCTATGACCAGGACGAGTTCATCCCCGACCTGTTCCGCACCTCGGGCGGCCGCTCCCTGCGGCGTGGCGACATCGTCATTCTAGAGACGCAGGGCGTGCTCGACGGCTTCTGGATCGACATCAACCGGACGGCGGTGATCGGGAAGCCCTCGGACGAGTATCAGCGGCTGCACGACATATTGCGCGATGCCTTCCTGATGATGGCCGACCGGCTGCGTCCGGGCGTCTCGACCAACAGCCTGCCGGCTATCGGCTATGAGCATCTCAAGGCCAAGGGCGTCGCCGCGCCCGAGAAACTGCTCGTCGTCGCGCATGGCATCGGCCTGATGCCGCTCGAAATCCCGCTCGCCTATCCGGCGGCCGGCCTCGCCGGCGTCAAGCAGGGCTTCGTCATGGAGGAGGACATGCTGATCAGCCTCGACAGCCTGTTCTTCGGCGCGAAGCTCGGCCCCTGCCACATGGAGAATGTCTACGCGATCACCGCCTCCGGGGCGGAGCCGATGTACGCGGCCCCGCTCGAACTGATCGTCGCCGACGCGCCCGCGCGCGTCGCCGAACCCGCCTGA
- a CDS encoding thiamine pyrophosphate-dependent dehydrogenase E1 component subunit alpha — MTDGQNDRSLEKYRRMQRIRQFEDLAEAIHAQGEIPGALHTYAGQEASGVGACMALNTEDYMVGTHRSHGHPIAKGAKLRPLMAELLGKATGICKGKGGSMHLSDFSVGSLGETSIVGSGVPVAAGAALGSKMQGNGRVALCFFGDGATNEGAFHEGLNIAAIWKLPAIFVCENNGYAVSTPASVAVPVKDIAERAKAYGMPSIIVDGQDVDAVEAAVAEAVERARTGGGPTFVETKTYRYADHAVNMGRILLDRGAEVDEWRERDPLKLYRAKLIAAGTAADLLDRIEKEVADEVADALQFARDSAYPTQEEAFDDVFVDRLPIPDFIKA, encoded by the coding sequence ATGACCGACGGACAGAATGACCGCAGCCTCGAGAAATATCGCCGGATGCAGCGCATCCGCCAGTTCGAGGATCTTGCCGAGGCGATCCACGCGCAGGGCGAGATCCCCGGTGCACTTCACACCTATGCCGGGCAGGAAGCCTCCGGCGTCGGCGCCTGCATGGCGCTGAACACCGAAGACTATATGGTCGGCACTCATCGCAGCCACGGCCACCCGATCGCCAAGGGCGCCAAGCTGCGGCCGCTGATGGCCGAACTGCTCGGCAAGGCGACCGGCATCTGCAAGGGCAAGGGCGGGTCGATGCACCTGTCGGACTTCTCGGTCGGGAGCCTCGGCGAGACCAGCATCGTCGGCTCGGGCGTGCCCGTCGCCGCGGGCGCGGCGCTCGGCTCGAAGATGCAGGGCAATGGCCGCGTCGCGCTGTGCTTCTTCGGCGACGGTGCCACCAACGAAGGCGCCTTCCACGAGGGGCTGAACATCGCCGCGATCTGGAAGCTGCCCGCGATCTTCGTCTGCGAGAATAACGGCTATGCCGTGTCGACCCCGGCGAGCGTCGCGGTGCCGGTCAAGGACATCGCCGAGCGCGCCAAGGCCTATGGCATGCCCTCGATCATCGTCGACGGACAGGATGTCGATGCGGTCGAGGCCGCCGTCGCCGAGGCCGTCGAACGCGCCCGGACGGGCGGCGGGCCGACCTTCGTCGAGACCAAGACCTATCGCTATGCCGACCATGCGGTGAACATGGGCCGCATCCTGCTCGATCGCGGCGCCGAGGTCGACGAATGGCGCGAGCGCGATCCGCTCAAGCTCTACCGCGCCAAGCTGATCGCCGCCGGCACCGCCGCCGACCTGCTCGACCGGATCGAGAAGGAGGTCGCCGACGAGGTCGCCGACGCGCTGCAGTTCGCGCGCGACAGCGCCTATCCCACGCAGGAGGAAGCCTTTGACGACGTCTTCGTCGATCGCCTCCCCATCCCCGATTTCATCAAGGCCTGA
- a CDS encoding cupin domain-containing protein — translation MTIEHDPGKLGDLIVNIADAKPHQLGSGTTIRLLRYSEETGDWVLWVQMEPGATFAPHWHLGHGQYFVTKGELIYDVGSAPAGTYGYEPIGSRHAEAHCVEPTEYLFLGHGAVAYTDDAGEVRFIMNHEFLRDLHQGKDQPDISGDAVPAQHEAA, via the coding sequence ATGACCATCGAACATGATCCGGGAAAGCTCGGCGACCTGATCGTCAACATCGCCGATGCCAAGCCGCACCAGCTCGGCTCCGGCACCACCATCCGCCTGCTCCGCTACAGCGAGGAGACCGGCGACTGGGTGCTGTGGGTGCAGATGGAGCCGGGCGCCACCTTCGCCCCGCACTGGCATCTCGGGCATGGCCAATATTTCGTGACCAAGGGCGAGCTGATCTACGACGTCGGCTCCGCGCCCGCCGGCACCTATGGCTATGAGCCGATCGGGTCGCGCCACGCCGAAGCGCATTGCGTCGAGCCGACCGAATATCTGTTCCTCGGCCATGGCGCGGTCGCCTATACCGACGACGCGGGCGAGGTCCGGTTCATCATGAACCACGAATTCCTCCGCGACCTGCACCAGGGCAAGGACCAGCCGGACATTTCCGGCGACGCCGTTCCGGCACAGCACGAGGCCGCCTGA
- a CDS encoding SDR family NAD(P)-dependent oxidoreductase has protein sequence MSRFAGKVALVTGGTSGIGEAVSAQLTREGAKVLVLSNVPQAEIDAAARSGLIAAGRHVDIADASAVARAVEELTAEAGSVDILVNNAAIWAPNPVPESPLSLFDRHIDVNLKGSFYVTHAVLPAMLAKRAGSVIFVGSVSGIAGRAGDSAYSASKAGVAMLARTLAAELGSQGIRINCVCPGSVATPLTAGLRTPEGEKAIAALMEDHPSPRGVFFMDPAQMAEVICFLADPRSSAIHGAVIIADEGLTATM, from the coding sequence ATGAGCCGCTTCGCCGGCAAGGTGGCACTGGTCACGGGGGGCACCTCAGGCATCGGCGAGGCGGTCAGCGCACAGCTGACGCGCGAGGGCGCCAAGGTGCTGGTGCTGTCCAACGTGCCGCAGGCGGAGATCGACGCGGCGGCGCGCAGCGGCCTGATCGCAGCGGGCCGGCATGTCGACATCGCCGATGCAAGCGCCGTCGCCCGCGCGGTCGAGGAACTGACCGCCGAGGCGGGCAGCGTCGACATCCTGGTCAACAACGCCGCGATCTGGGCGCCCAATCCGGTCCCCGAAAGCCCGCTGTCGCTGTTCGACCGGCATATCGACGTCAACCTGAAGGGCAGCTTCTACGTCACCCATGCGGTGCTGCCTGCGATGCTGGCCAAGCGCGCCGGGTCGGTGATCTTCGTCGGCTCGGTCTCGGGCATCGCCGGACGCGCGGGCGACAGCGCCTATTCGGCGTCGAAGGCCGGCGTCGCGATGCTCGCCCGCACGCTGGCGGCCGAACTGGGATCGCAGGGCATCCGCATCAACTGCGTCTGCCCGGGGTCGGTGGCGACCCCGCTGACCGCCGGCCTGCGCACCCCCGAAGGCGAAAAGGCCATCGCCGCGCTGATGGAGGACCACCCCTCCCCGCGCGGCGTCTTCTTCATGGACCCCGCCCAGATGGCGGAGGTCATCTGCTTCCTCGCCGATCCGCGATCGAGCGCCATCCACGGCGCGGTGATCATCGCCGACGAGGGCCTGACCGCAACGATGTAA
- a CDS encoding TetR/AcrR family transcriptional regulator, which translates to MTSDVDSGDIEPDDIKGGDIEGDDIDADAGTAKPRARKRYASQGMTERRVRIINAAHNILGEGGVQGLTIERLSREADVAPRTLYRLYGDKEGVIFATVADRLREVRRHIARKKKDYTIEVVFKELDWMVAEMYRDSLYARTVIDFFFSSVPRPAAIRELGSVAYNRFRNWLDREIEAGHACTDLDLERIAQELVATEFVIYHRWAVGTIDGPTCCIELHANFLKSAILSLEGEVRRHYVALLAEKHRELGMSEIGAAASTNRAERDAGLHFAGRA; encoded by the coding sequence ATGACGAGTGACGTAGACTCTGGCGACATTGAACCTGACGATATCAAGGGGGGCGATATCGAGGGTGACGATATCGACGCCGACGCGGGCACGGCCAAGCCGCGCGCCCGCAAACGCTATGCCAGCCAGGGGATGACCGAGCGCCGGGTGCGCATCATCAATGCCGCGCACAATATCCTCGGCGAGGGCGGGGTGCAGGGGCTCACCATCGAGCGGCTGAGCCGCGAGGCCGATGTCGCGCCGCGGACGCTCTACCGCCTCTATGGCGACAAGGAAGGCGTGATCTTCGCGACGGTGGCCGACCGGTTGCGCGAGGTGCGCCGGCACATCGCGCGCAAGAAGAAGGACTACACCATCGAGGTCGTGTTCAAGGAACTCGACTGGATGGTGGCCGAAATGTACCGCGACTCGCTCTATGCGCGGACGGTGATCGACTTCTTCTTCTCGTCGGTGCCGCGCCCCGCCGCGATCCGCGAGCTTGGCTCGGTCGCCTATAACCGCTTCCGCAACTGGCTCGACCGGGAGATCGAGGCGGGCCATGCCTGCACCGACCTCGACCTGGAGCGGATCGCGCAGGAGCTCGTCGCGACCGAGTTCGTCATCTATCATCGCTGGGCGGTGGGGACGATCGATGGGCCGACCTGCTGCATCGAGCTCCACGCCAATTTCCTGAAGAGCGCGATCCTGTCACTGGAGGGCGAGGTGCGCCGCCACTATGTCGCGCTGCTCGCCGAAAAGCATCGCGAACTGGGGATGAGCGAGATCGGCGCGGCGGCGTCGACCAACCGCGCCGAACGCGATGCCGGGCTTCACTTCGCCGGCAGGGCGTAG
- a CDS encoding pyrroloquinoline quinone-dependent dehydrogenase: MVARIGLALIGLVVVTWAVGWAIRLMPPLGPLELPKGGPSETRWDQWGATMGGTRYTPAAQITPANVAHLKVAWRYSTGELSRRPDAMLTNSTNETTPILAAGSLITCTPFGRVIALDPATGREKWVYDAAIDTQFQLPDQYICRGVSQWQDSTAPASATAPAACSTRIILATVDMRLIALDARTGRPCADFGDKGTVRVDPGKLHHRGEVKLAAPAAIVRDSIVIGTSVLDNVRANAPRGIIRAFDARSGRQIWTFDPIPQEGGPDRDWMGDSRRTTGAANVWSVIAGDPALNMVYLPTSSASPDYYGGLRPGDNRHANSTVALDAATGKLVWARQLIHHDIWDYDTPAQPTLVDITRGGRRIPALVQPTKQGYVFVLDRRTGAPLFPIDEVPVPQGRVPGEWLSPTQPRPRLPKPIVPQSITPDQAWGFTPWDRGKCRDLIARYRSEGLFTPITTRGTITYPAASGGANWGGGAIDPVRQIFYVNSSRVASVIKLRPRKPGGSGTVQLSAHEDVSPMAGTPYDVKREWLLSPLGAPCTPPPWGGLTAIDLRSGRILWDVPLGTINDRLPIPLPVDITLGTPNIGGPVATGGGVLFIAATMDRNLRAIDMRSGKLLWQDRLPGGSQTTPMSYVTGGRQYVVVSSGQHMWFQTPRADELIAYALPAK, encoded by the coding sequence ATGGTCGCACGCATCGGACTGGCCCTGATCGGGCTGGTCGTCGTCACCTGGGCGGTGGGATGGGCCATCCGGCTCATGCCGCCGCTCGGCCCGCTCGAACTGCCGAAAGGCGGACCGAGCGAGACCCGCTGGGACCAGTGGGGCGCCACCATGGGCGGCACTCGCTACACCCCCGCCGCGCAGATCACCCCCGCCAATGTCGCGCATCTGAAGGTCGCCTGGCGCTATTCGACCGGCGAATTGTCGCGCCGGCCCGATGCGATGCTGACCAACAGCACCAACGAGACGACCCCGATCCTCGCCGCCGGCTCGCTGATCACCTGCACGCCTTTCGGGCGCGTGATCGCGCTCGATCCCGCCACGGGACGCGAGAAGTGGGTCTATGACGCCGCGATCGACACGCAGTTCCAGCTGCCCGACCAATATATCTGCCGGGGCGTGTCGCAGTGGCAGGACAGCACCGCTCCCGCCTCCGCTACCGCCCCCGCCGCCTGTTCGACCCGCATCATCCTGGCGACGGTCGACATGCGGTTGATCGCGCTCGACGCGCGCACCGGCCGTCCCTGCGCCGACTTCGGCGACAAGGGCACGGTGCGCGTCGATCCCGGCAAGCTCCACCATCGCGGCGAGGTCAAGCTCGCCGCACCCGCCGCGATCGTCCGCGACAGCATCGTCATCGGCACCTCGGTGCTCGACAATGTCCGCGCCAATGCGCCGCGCGGGATCATCCGCGCTTTCGATGCGCGCAGCGGCCGCCAGATCTGGACCTTCGACCCGATCCCGCAGGAAGGCGGCCCCGACCGCGACTGGATGGGCGACAGCCGCCGCACCACCGGCGCCGCCAATGTCTGGTCGGTGATCGCGGGCGACCCGGCGCTCAACATGGTCTATCTGCCGACGTCGAGCGCCTCGCCCGATTATTATGGCGGCCTACGCCCCGGCGACAACCGCCACGCCAACAGCACGGTGGCGCTCGACGCCGCGACCGGCAAGCTGGTCTGGGCCCGCCAGCTGATCCACCACGACATCTGGGACTATGACACGCCCGCCCAGCCGACGCTGGTCGACATCACGCGCGGCGGGCGGCGCATTCCCGCGCTCGTCCAGCCGACCAAGCAGGGCTATGTCTTCGTCCTCGACCGGCGCACAGGCGCCCCCCTGTTCCCGATCGACGAGGTGCCCGTGCCGCAGGGCAGGGTGCCCGGCGAATGGCTCTCCCCCACCCAGCCGCGCCCGCGCCTGCCCAAGCCGATCGTGCCGCAGAGCATCACCCCCGACCAGGCCTGGGGCTTCACCCCCTGGGACCGGGGCAAGTGCCGCGACCTGATCGCGCGCTATCGTTCCGAAGGCCTGTTCACCCCGATCACGACGCGCGGCACGATCACCTATCCGGCGGCGTCGGGCGGCGCCAACTGGGGCGGCGGCGCGATCGATCCGGTGCGGCAGATCTTCTACGTCAACAGCAGCCGCGTCGCCTCCGTCATCAAGCTGCGCCCGCGCAAGCCGGGGGGCAGCGGCACCGTCCAGCTGTCGGCGCATGAAGACGTGTCGCCGATGGCCGGCACCCCCTATGACGTAAAGCGCGAGTGGCTCCTTTCCCCGCTCGGCGCCCCCTGCACGCCGCCGCCCTGGGGCGGCCTCACCGCGATCGACCTGCGCAGCGGCCGCATCCTGTGGGATGTCCCGTTGGGCACGATCAACGATCGCCTGCCGATCCCCCTGCCCGTGGACATCACGCTGGGGACCCCGAATATCGGCGGGCCGGTCGCGACGGGCGGCGGCGTGCTCTTCATCGCGGCGACGATGGACCGCAATCTGCGCGCGATCGACATGCGCAGCGGCAAGCTGCTGTGGCAGGATCGGTTGCCCGGCGGCAGCCAGACCACGCCGATGAGCTATGTCACCGGCGGCCGCCAATATGTGGTGGTGTCATCGGGGCAGCATATGTGGTTCCAGACGCCCCGCGCGGACGAGCTGATCGCCTACGCCCTGCCGGCGAAGTGA
- a CDS encoding SDR family oxidoreductase: MIGSLEGRVALVTGCTGGIGSVISSALAEAGATVVGADMVDDGSAFTKAVPNGRYLKLDVTDEGDWQKVVSDVETTDGRLDILVHVAGIAVVERLANTTLEQWRKQMAVNVDGPFLGTKVAADLMARTGAQTPHGSSIIIISSVAGLIGSALHTGYCASKGAVRLFSKACAMEFSALGQKIRINTVHPSGVKTGMVDHIMQRFVDEGFFPSVQAALDGMAPAHPIGRMADPIDIAKAVRFLASDEAGYMQGSELVVDGGYTAQ; this comes from the coding sequence ATGATCGGATCGCTCGAAGGACGCGTCGCCCTCGTCACCGGCTGCACCGGCGGCATCGGCAGCGTGATTTCCTCCGCGCTCGCCGAAGCCGGCGCTACCGTCGTCGGCGCCGACATGGTCGATGACGGCAGCGCCTTCACCAAGGCGGTGCCCAATGGTCGCTATCTGAAGCTCGACGTCACCGACGAGGGCGACTGGCAGAAGGTCGTGTCGGATGTCGAGACGACCGACGGGCGTCTCGACATCCTCGTCCATGTCGCGGGCATCGCGGTGGTCGAGCGCCTCGCCAACACCACGCTGGAACAGTGGCGCAAGCAGATGGCGGTCAATGTCGACGGCCCCTTCCTCGGCACCAAGGTCGCCGCCGACCTGATGGCACGCACGGGCGCGCAAACACCGCATGGCAGTTCGATCATCATCATCTCGTCGGTCGCCGGCCTGATCGGCTCGGCACTCCACACCGGCTATTGCGCGTCCAAGGGCGCGGTGCGGCTGTTCTCCAAGGCCTGCGCGATGGAATTCTCCGCGCTCGGGCAGAAGATCCGGATCAACACCGTCCACCCCTCGGGCGTGAAGACCGGCATGGTCGACCACATCATGCAGCGCTTCGTCGACGAGGGATTCTTCCCGTCGGTGCAGGCCGCACTCGACGGCATGGCGCCGGCCCATCCGATCGGCCGCATGGCCGACCCGATCGACATCGCGAAAGCGGTGCGCTTTCTGGCATCGGACGAGGCCGGCTACATGCAGGGATCCGAACTGGTCGTCGACGGCGGATATACCGCGCAATGA
- a CDS encoding tetratricopeptide repeat protein, with protein MEWLQQAAKLAQGPDPKAAAPLVDRLLRDAPGDADVLTVAGIAAQRRGDIEAALAHFAAAREADPTDPARLVNLAVALKQAGRLDEAVTTLRHSLDLRPDAPVALANLGSCLIAADRPEEALAPLRRAVAVKPDHVEAWNNLGVALVNVGKRGEAVEAYRRALALRPSYAEAALNLVDALVAQGEGAEAEQLAKALLAAMPGHPRASNQLAAMLDARGDLAGAIALYRKALERGPNHALGINLAMALLRAGEPREALSVCDALMVASPSITTPLALRCAALERLGQEDALAELMALDRFVTVIDIDRVDGFETMAAFDAALLAELEVHPSLTFEPEGLVTRAGRQSDELAADESPAIAALAELARKALGNSHEAQRGDDHPWLRARPDDWSLTLWGTILAPGGEVGAHIHAPNWLSGVYYPAFRPPADGGTEGWFAIGALPEVLGGGGTLHLREPRAGRMILFPSYLWHCTLPFGGDEPRISFAFDLVPKGTGNRHRLQRRAVQG; from the coding sequence ATGGAATGGCTGCAGCAGGCGGCGAAGCTGGCGCAGGGGCCTGACCCGAAGGCCGCTGCTCCCCTCGTCGATCGCCTGCTGCGCGACGCTCCCGGTGATGCCGACGTGCTGACGGTGGCGGGAATTGCTGCGCAGCGAAGAGGGGATATCGAGGCCGCGCTGGCGCATTTCGCTGCTGCGCGAGAGGCCGATCCCACCGATCCGGCGCGACTGGTGAATCTGGCGGTGGCGCTCAAGCAGGCGGGGCGTCTCGATGAGGCCGTCACGACGCTGCGTCACTCGCTCGACCTGCGTCCCGATGCGCCGGTGGCGCTTGCCAATCTCGGCTCCTGCCTGATCGCTGCCGATCGTCCGGAGGAAGCGTTGGCGCCGCTTCGGCGGGCCGTTGCGGTCAAGCCCGATCATGTCGAGGCCTGGAACAATCTGGGCGTCGCGCTGGTGAACGTCGGAAAGCGGGGCGAGGCGGTAGAAGCCTATCGCCGCGCGCTGGCGTTGCGGCCGAGCTATGCCGAGGCCGCGCTCAATCTGGTCGATGCGCTGGTTGCGCAGGGCGAAGGTGCCGAAGCCGAGCAACTGGCAAAGGCGCTGCTGGCGGCGATGCCCGGCCATCCGCGTGCGTCCAATCAGCTGGCCGCGATGTTGGATGCGCGCGGCGATCTCGCAGGGGCGATCGCTCTGTATCGGAAGGCGCTCGAGCGCGGACCGAACCATGCGCTGGGGATCAATCTGGCGATGGCGCTGCTGCGCGCCGGCGAGCCTCGCGAGGCGCTGTCTGTCTGCGACGCGCTGATGGTGGCATCGCCGAGCATCACCACGCCGCTGGCGCTGCGTTGCGCCGCGCTGGAGCGTCTGGGGCAGGAGGACGCGCTGGCGGAGCTGATGGCGCTCGATCGCTTCGTTACCGTGATCGATATCGATCGGGTCGACGGTTTCGAGACCATGGCCGCTTTCGATGCGGCGCTGCTCGCCGAGCTGGAGGTCCATCCGTCGCTCACCTTCGAGCCCGAGGGTCTGGTGACCCGTGCGGGCCGGCAAAGCGACGAACTGGCCGCTGATGAAAGCCCGGCGATTGCAGCGCTGGCGGAGCTGGCGCGCAAGGCGCTGGGGAACTCGCATGAGGCTCAGCGGGGCGACGACCACCCCTGGCTCCGGGCTCGACCCGACGACTGGTCGCTGACCTTGTGGGGAACGATCCTGGCACCCGGCGGCGAAGTCGGGGCGCATATCCACGCGCCCAACTGGTTGTCTGGCGTCTACTACCCGGCGTTCCGGCCACCGGCCGACGGCGGTACAGAGGGCTGGTTCGCGATTGGTGCGCTGCCTGAGGTGCTGGGCGGTGGCGGAACGCTGCACCTGCGCGAGCCGCGCGCCGGTCGCATGATCCTGTTTCCGTCCTATCTCTGGCATTGCACCCTGCCGTTCGGCGGGGACGAGCCGCGCATCAGCTTCGCCTTCGATCTGGTGCCAAAGGGCACGGGCAATCGCCACAGGTTGCAGCGACGCGCCGTGCAGGGATGA
- a CDS encoding putative quinol monooxygenase: MIGVVMIVRTKAGRAEEFARLVAKLQRDVRANEPEALIWQVMRAQDDANLFYFTELFATAEAQAAHADMPYHVAMSAAGWDCVDGQPEIRLCTPITEKDIEGETI, encoded by the coding sequence ATGATCGGTGTCGTCATGATCGTCAGGACCAAGGCCGGACGGGCCGAGGAGTTCGCACGTCTCGTCGCCAAGCTCCAGAGGGATGTGCGCGCGAACGAACCCGAGGCGCTGATCTGGCAGGTGATGCGCGCGCAGGACGACGCCAACCTCTTCTACTTCACCGAGCTGTTCGCGACTGCCGAAGCGCAGGCCGCCCATGCCGACATGCCTTACCATGTCGCGATGTCGGCGGCCGGCTGGGACTGCGTCGACGGCCAGCCCGAAATCCGCCTGTGCACCCCGATTACCGAAAAAGACATCGAAGGAGAGACTATATGA
- a CDS encoding biotin/lipoyl-containing protein, with the protein MANMKVLLPQFGMGMQDAEIVRWMKAVGDSVEAGEPLVEIEAAKTTVEVPSPGSGTLSEILVEEGESVTVRTHIATITV; encoded by the coding sequence ATGGCAAATATGAAGGTGCTGCTGCCGCAGTTCGGCATGGGCATGCAGGATGCGGAGATCGTCCGCTGGATGAAGGCGGTCGGCGACAGCGTCGAAGCCGGCGAACCGCTGGTCGAGATAGAGGCCGCCAAGACCACGGTCGAGGTGCCCTCGCCGGGCAGCGGGACGCTGAGCGAGATATTGGTGGAGGAAGGCGAGTCGGTCACCGTCCGCACCCATATCGCGACGATTACGGTCTGA
- a CDS encoding alpha-ketoacid dehydrogenase subunit beta, with protein MAKVTFLEAIRQAQMEEMTRDERVFIMGEDIICNVFGTTTGFVDAFGTERVRDTPISENGFIGAAAGASMVGMRPIVDATISSFLYPAMDQIMSIIAKSRYIYGGQARLPLVIRSCLFYGNSNAAQHSDRNYSMFMNVPGLKIMVPSTAYDMKGMLKAAVRDDDPVLCFEDSTCWTSKSDMPDDPDFLIPLGKGDIKREGTDLSIIAIGGGVPLALKAAATLAKEGISAEVVDPRSLVPLDKEIILRSVRKTGRAITVDPAHQSCSAGSEIAALIAEHAFDSLRGPVLRIATAETHVPFSPPIEKALYPSAERIIAAARRLVGAREAVDA; from the coding sequence ATGGCAAAAGTGACGTTCCTGGAGGCCATCCGCCAGGCCCAGATGGAAGAGATGACCCGCGACGAGCGCGTCTTCATCATGGGCGAGGACATCATCTGCAACGTGTTCGGCACGACCACCGGCTTCGTCGACGCCTTCGGCACCGAGCGAGTCCGCGACACCCCGATTTCGGAGAACGGCTTCATCGGCGCCGCCGCCGGCGCGTCGATGGTGGGGATGCGGCCGATCGTCGACGCGACGATCTCGTCCTTCCTCTATCCTGCGATGGACCAGATCATGAGCATCATCGCCAAGTCGCGCTACATCTATGGCGGACAGGCCCGGCTCCCGCTCGTGATCCGCAGCTGCCTCTTCTACGGCAACTCCAATGCTGCGCAGCATTCGGACCGCAACTATTCGATGTTCATGAACGTGCCGGGGCTGAAGATCATGGTCCCGTCGACCGCCTATGACATGAAGGGGATGCTCAAGGCGGCGGTGCGCGACGACGATCCCGTGCTGTGCTTCGAGGATTCGACCTGCTGGACGTCGAAGTCCGACATGCCCGACGATCCCGACTTCCTGATCCCGCTGGGCAAGGGCGACATCAAGCGCGAAGGCACCGACCTGTCGATCATCGCGATCGGCGGCGGCGTCCCGCTCGCGCTCAAGGCCGCCGCGACGCTGGCGAAGGAAGGCATCTCGGCCGAGGTCGTCGACCCGCGCAGCCTGGTCCCGCTCGACAAGGAGATCATCCTGCGCTCGGTCCGCAAGACCGGCCGCGCGATCACGGTCGACCCCGCGCACCAGAGCTGCAGCGCGGGCAGCGAGATCGCAGCCCTGATCGCCGAACATGCGTTCGACTCCCTGCGCGGGCCGGTGCTGCGCATCGCGACGGCGGAGACGCATGTCCCCTTCTCGCCCCCAATCGAGAAGGCGCTCTACCCGAGTGCCGAGCGCATCATCGCCGCCGCGCGTCGCCTGGTCGGCGCGCGCGAAGCCGTCGACGCCTGA